One Nocardia iowensis DNA window includes the following coding sequences:
- the iolB gene encoding 5-deoxy-glucuronate isomerase produces MTLHRPAGTLSEGGDPILLTPEEAGWTYTGLRVLKLRAGATRRIETGEYEAFVLPLAGSCTVRVDGMRFQLSGRASVFTRVTDFAYLPRDAEVELTADGDVELALPMARCTNRLEPKYGPAEEVPVDIRGAGRATRQVTKFGVPGAWDHADKLNACELITPDGNWSSYPPHKHDEASDCEVVNEEIYYFRIAGRDGTTPSREGFGIHRTYTADGAIDENVTVRDGDVFLVPRGYHGPCIAAPGYPMYYLNVLAGPAEDRSMAFCDDPAHSWVRGSWDEQSRDSRCPVTNHEGRIG; encoded by the coding sequence ATGACACTGCACCGGCCCGCTGGAACGCTCAGCGAGGGTGGCGATCCCATCCTGCTCACCCCCGAGGAAGCCGGGTGGACCTATACCGGCTTGCGAGTGCTGAAGCTGCGTGCCGGTGCGACGCGGAGAATCGAGACGGGCGAGTACGAAGCGTTCGTCCTGCCGCTTGCCGGATCGTGCACCGTGCGCGTGGACGGCATGAGGTTCCAATTGTCCGGCCGGGCTTCGGTATTCACCCGGGTGACGGACTTCGCCTACCTCCCGCGCGACGCCGAGGTCGAGCTCACCGCCGACGGTGACGTCGAGCTCGCCCTCCCCATGGCGCGTTGCACCAACCGCCTGGAACCCAAATACGGCCCGGCCGAGGAAGTCCCGGTCGATATCCGCGGCGCGGGCCGAGCCACCCGCCAGGTCACCAAGTTCGGCGTCCCCGGCGCGTGGGACCACGCCGACAAGCTCAATGCCTGCGAGCTGATCACCCCGGACGGCAACTGGTCCTCCTATCCGCCGCACAAGCACGACGAGGCGAGCGACTGCGAGGTCGTCAACGAGGAGATCTACTACTTCCGCATTGCCGGACGCGACGGAACCACGCCGTCGCGTGAGGGATTCGGGATCCACCGCACCTACACCGCCGACGGCGCGATCGACGAAAACGTCACCGTGCGCGACGGTGATGTCTTCCTGGTCCCGCGCGGCTATCACGGACCGTGCATCGCCGCACCGGGCTATCCGATGTACTACCTCAACGTGCTGGCGGGCCCCGCCGAGGATCGTTCGATGGCCTTCTGCGACGACCCGGCACACAGCTGGGTACGTGGCAGCTGGGACGAACAGTCTCGGGATTCCCGCTGCCCGGTCACCAATCACGAAGGACGGATCGGATGA